A section of the bacterium genome encodes:
- a CDS encoding acetate--CoA ligase family protein: MSKALDTIMQPKSIAIIGATAKEGAVGNEILSNLLKYGFTGDLYPVNPKAEEICGLKVYKSILDIPNSVEMAVIIIPKDFVPAVIDQCAEKGVKGLVIISAGYKETGAEGLKAEEELRDQVRKYGMKLVGPNCLGVINTDKKVKLDASFAMALPVTGKTAFISQSGALGAAILNLLEDLKVGLSQFVSIGNAADCTTETFLDYWKDEPNTDQILLYMETISEPVEFSRLAKEVTKKKPVVAIKAGRSAAGASAASSHTGSLAGADLAADALLKQSGIIRVTSVLEMFEVAQAFENCPIPKGKRVAVVTNSGGPGIMATDAICELGLEMAQISDKTKEYLRSFLPAAASVKNPIDMIATAPLEHYPKTLEAVIADENVDAVMMISVPFKNVIPIEIAQIIMDVKAKHPEKPVLCVMMTPNSFFSELSKIKTNVPFYQYPESAANAIAKLYQQCVWTQRPEGKEPNFSVNKEKAKEIISIALKENRSQLTTLESIDVLDAYGIRTCKYAFASNVDEAAAEANKIGYPVVMKITSTKISHKTEVGGVIVGINSEEHLRTEYAELIERLEARNIAQDLDGVIVQEMVKGNREMVCGVATDPQYGHLMMFGLGGIFVETLKDVAFRVNPITDVDVKEMVQSVKAYKILKGARGEGSANIEQIEETLLRLSQLIKDFSFIKELDINPLKISDKTAEGVAVDGRIEVNIEEAKKALGLGCGCGCSCS; the protein is encoded by the coding sequence ATGAGTAAAGCACTTGATACAATTATGCAGCCTAAATCGATAGCTATAATAGGAGCAACCGCAAAAGAAGGCGCTGTCGGCAACGAAATTTTAAGCAACCTTCTGAAATATGGATTTACCGGAGATCTTTATCCTGTTAACCCGAAGGCAGAAGAAATCTGCGGTTTGAAAGTATATAAAAGTATTCTTGATATTCCCAACAGCGTTGAAATGGCAGTAATTATAATTCCTAAGGATTTCGTTCCTGCAGTTATAGACCAATGCGCAGAAAAGGGTGTTAAAGGTCTTGTAATTATTTCAGCAGGATATAAAGAAACAGGCGCAGAAGGACTAAAAGCCGAAGAAGAATTGAGAGACCAGGTCAGAAAATACGGTATGAAATTAGTGGGTCCAAACTGTCTCGGTGTTATCAATACAGATAAAAAAGTCAAATTAGATGCTTCATTTGCTATGGCTCTTCCTGTAACAGGAAAAACAGCTTTTATTTCTCAATCAGGTGCTTTAGGAGCAGCTATTTTAAACCTGTTGGAAGACTTAAAAGTAGGTTTGAGCCAGTTTGTTTCTATAGGAAATGCGGCTGACTGCACAACAGAAACTTTCTTAGACTATTGGAAAGATGAACCGAATACAGACCAAATTTTATTATATATGGAAACAATTTCAGAGCCTGTGGAATTTAGCAGATTAGCTAAAGAAGTTACAAAGAAAAAACCGGTAGTCGCTATTAAAGCAGGAAGATCAGCGGCAGGAGCATCAGCAGCTTCTTCTCATACAGGTTCTCTGGCAGGTGCAGACCTTGCAGCAGACGCTTTATTGAAACAAAGCGGTATTATAAGAGTAACTTCAGTTCTTGAGATGTTTGAAGTAGCCCAGGCTTTCGAAAATTGTCCTATCCCTAAAGGCAAAAGAGTTGCTGTTGTTACAAACTCTGGTGGCCCAGGAATTATGGCAACTGATGCTATTTGCGAACTCGGTTTAGAAATGGCTCAGATTTCCGACAAAACAAAAGAGTATTTAAGAAGCTTTTTACCTGCGGCTGCAAGCGTTAAAAACCCTATTGACATGATAGCGACTGCTCCGCTTGAGCATTATCCGAAAACACTCGAAGCAGTTATTGCAGATGAGAATGTTGATGCGGTTATGATGATTTCAGTTCCGTTTAAAAACGTTATTCCGATAGAAATTGCTCAAATAATTATGGACGTTAAAGCAAAACATCCTGAAAAGCCTGTTCTTTGCGTAATGATGACACCAAACAGTTTCTTTAGTGAGCTGAGCAAGATTAAAACCAACGTTCCTTTCTATCAATATCCTGAATCAGCCGCAAATGCGATTGCTAAACTTTATCAGCAGTGTGTATGGACACAAAGACCCGAAGGTAAAGAACCTAATTTCAGCGTGAACAAAGAAAAAGCGAAAGAAATTATTTCAATAGCACTTAAAGAAAACAGAAGCCAACTTACCACTTTAGAATCAATAGATGTGCTTGATGCTTATGGAATCAGGACATGTAAATACGCTTTTGCTTCAAATGTCGATGAGGCAGCCGCAGAAGCTAATAAAATCGGTTATCCTGTTGTAATGAAAATTACATCAACAAAAATTTCTCATAAAACAGAAGTTGGCGGTGTAATAGTAGGAATAAACAGCGAAGAACACCTTAGAACAGAGTATGCCGAACTTATCGAAAGACTTGAAGCAAGAAATATTGCACAAGACCTCGATGGCGTTATTGTTCAGGAAATGGTTAAAGGAAACAGAGAAATGGTTTGCGGCGTGGCTACAGACCCTCAATACGGACATCTAATGATGTTCGGGCTTGGCGGAATCTTTGTTGAAACTTTAAAAGATGTTGCTTTCAGAGTAAATCCTATTACTGATGTTGATGTAAAAGAAATGGTTCAATCCGTAAAAGCATATAAAATCTTAAAAGGTGCAAGAGGAGAAGGCTCTGCTAACATTGAGCAGATTGAAGAAACTCTTTTAAGACTTTCTCAGCTTATAAAAGATTTCAGCTTCATTAAAGAACTTGACATCAACCCACTGAAAATTTCCGACAAAACAGCCGAAGGTGTTGCAGTTGACGGACGTATTGAAGTTAATATAGAAGAAGCTAAAAAGGCACTCGGGCTTGGTTGCGGATGTGGCTGCAGCTGCTCATAG
- a CDS encoding TatD family nuclease-associated radical SAM protein, whose amino-acid sequence MTNKTKNKFAYYLGNSMYINVTNLCTNECVFCIKSATDNVGGVNLVLEEENFSHEDIIREIKTTYAENTKEIVFCGYGEPLIKLDLVINIAKFIKQNYPDVPVRINSNGQGNLIHKRNIIPELVGLIDKISISLNAENADLYQELSKSRYDAVIAYQAVKDFIFESVKAGIDTTATIVTGYGDYKIDVEKCKKIVEDLGAKFRIREWLPQGYE is encoded by the coding sequence ATGACTAACAAAACAAAAAATAAATTCGCATATTATCTCGGAAACTCAATGTATATAAATGTAACCAACTTATGCACAAACGAATGCGTGTTTTGCATAAAAAGCGCAACAGACAACGTTGGCGGGGTTAATCTGGTTCTGGAAGAAGAAAATTTTTCCCATGAAGATATAATCCGAGAAATAAAAACAACTTATGCAGAAAACACAAAAGAAATTGTTTTTTGCGGTTATGGAGAGCCTTTAATCAAGCTTGATCTTGTTATAAATATCGCAAAATTCATAAAGCAAAACTATCCTGATGTTCCTGTCAGGATAAATTCAAATGGACAGGGAAATTTAATACATAAAAGAAATATAATCCCGGAATTAGTCGGGCTTATAGATAAAATTTCAATAAGCCTTAATGCCGAAAATGCAGACCTTTATCAGGAACTGTCAAAGTCCCGTTATGATGCTGTTATAGCTTATCAAGCGGTAAAAGACTTTATTTTTGAGAGTGTTAAAGCCGGAATAGACACAACAGCAACAATCGTTACAGGTTATGGCGATTATAAAATTGATGTTGAAAAATGCAAAAAAATAGTCGAAGATCTCGGAGCAAAATTCAGAATTCGTGAATGGCTTCCGCAGGGGTATGAATAA